From the Saccharomonospora marina XMU15 genome, the window TCGCCGCGCTACCGGCGCTGCCCGTTGCCGCCGTGTGGCACGGGTACGCGTTGCAGGACGGCGCGAACCACATCGGTGGCCGAGCGGCGAGCCGCATGGGCTTCGGTGGTGAGTACCAGGCGGTGGGCGAGCACCGGCACGGCGACGGCGTGCAGGTCGTCGGGAACCACGAACTGCCTGCCGGACAGCGCGGCCTGCGCCTTCGCAGCGCGCACCAGATGCAGTGTCGCCCGTGGCGAAGCGCCCAGCCGGACTTCGGGAACCTGCCGGGTAGCCGATACAAGTTCCACGGCGTACTGGCGCACCTCGGCGGCCATGTGCATGCCGCGGACGGCCTCGACGAGTCGCTGCACCGTGTGGCCGTCGGAAACCGGCCGCAATTCCTCCAGCGGCCTGCTGCCCGCGTGCTCGTCGACCATCGCCAGTTCGGCCTGCGGGTCCGGGTACCCGATGGACACGCGGGCGGTGAACCTGTCGCGCTGCGCCTCGGGAAGCGCGTAGGTGCCTTCCATCTCGATCGGGTTCTGCGTCGCGATGACCATGAAGGGCCTGCCGAGGTGGTACGTCGTGGTGTCGACGGTGACCTGGTGTTCCTCCATGCACTCCAGCAGCGCGGACTGGGTCTTGGGGGAGGCGCGGTTGATCTCGTCGCCCACCACGATGTTCGCGAACACCGGGCCGGGACGGAACTCGAACTCCGAAGTCTGCCGGTTGAAGATCGACACCCCGGTGACGTCGCTGGGCAGCAGGTCGGGTGTGAACTGCACCCGGCTGACCGTGCAGTCGATGGAGCGCGCCAGTGCCTTGGCCAAAGAGGTCTTGCCGACTCCGGGCACGTCTTCGACCAGCAGGTGTCCCTCCGCCAGCAGCGTCACCAGTGCCAGCCGGACGACGTCGGGCTTGCCGACCAGAACGCGCTCGACGTTGGCCGCGATGCGGCGCACGGTGTCGTGCAGCTCGTCGAGTGCCGCTGCCCGGTCGTGGCCGTTGCCCCCGCCGTCCGGGTACAGGCCGGCAGCCGGGTAGGACACCTGTGTGGTTGGTTGCTGGTCGTCACGCTCGGCGGTAGCTGCGGACTGTGGTCTCGACGTCACACGACCTCCCGGTGCCGAAGCCCTCGCACACGTCACGAACGGTCGTTCGTTCGTGGGTCGGGCTGGTGTCGCCTTCCGCCCAGCCTGCCATCCAGTGTGTCAAACGTGGGCGAACTCGCTGGGGACAACCCCTTGATCACTCAATGTCACCGGCAGCATCTCACAGATATCGCTAGCCCGTTCAGGTGAGCTGGCTGAGACGGTGCCGTCGCCGCCGCCCGCTGTCCTATGCTGCGCAGCGGAATCAGTCGATTACCGCAGAGAGAGGCACGGGATGACCGACCTCGACACGGGCACTCGGGTCCTTCCCGCTGACGCGTTCGCCGTCTCTCCCGAACTCGCGGCAGACGCGTTCCAGCGACTGAGCCAGTTGCAGGACGTGGTCGGGCAGGTCATCAGGCAGGCCAAGGTGCTCGGTCGCTCGGTACCGCTCGGTGAAGGCTACGCGGGTCAGGTCGGCGAGTTCATGGCTCGCTACGGCCTGGGCGAGGCCGGGTCGCCGGATTCCGTCGTGCGGGCGCTGACCAGGTTCGGCCGCGAGTTGGAGGACCTCAAGCTCGGAATCGGCGAGGCCATGCGGCGCTACGAGGAGCAGGACGACGCCGCGGCCGACGGGGTGGACTGCCGGGGTGGCGGCTGAAGGATGCGGCGATGGCCAACCGTGTTGATCGCGCTCGGGCTGGTTGCGTTGCCGCTGACCTCGGGGTGCGGGCGACAACACAGCGGTGCCACACCCCCGGTGTCCTCGGCGTCCTCGGCGCCTTCGGCGGGCGCCGCGGGCGCGCCGAGAGCGACGCCCTCGGCCGCCGGTCGCACCGGCTCGGCGGACCCGTGCGCGTTGCTGTCACCGGCGGCGCGGTCGAGCGTGGGGCTCACGACGGTCGGCACACCGACGACCGTCGGTGAGGCAAGGGCGTGCGACTACACCGAACCCGGCGGTCACGGCGTCACCATCACCATCGACGAACGAGCTGGGCTGGCGGACCTGCGATCGGCGCCGCGGCAGGCACGCGAACTGCGGATCGGGCAGCGCGAGGCGCTGCTGGTCGCGGACGAACGCGCCGACGACGGCACCTGTGCCGTGCTGCTCGCGCTCGCGGAGTCGAGCAGCGTGCACGTCGACGTCAGCAGCGCCGACTTCCGCGGCACCGAGCAGGCCTGCGAACGCGCGACCACCGTCGCCGAACTGATCGAACCGGAGCTGAGATGACCGAGAAGCCGCACCCGGCGAGCCGATACGAGTCCTACAGCCACGAGGCCATGCGAGCGGAGGTCGAGACCGGCAACGATCCGGCGGCCGCGGGCGAGATCGGTCGGGAGTGGACAGACCTGGCCGCGAAGCTGCGGGAGGGGGGCGATTTGCTGGACCAGACCTCGGCGGTCAGTGAGCAGGCGTGGCGGGGACCGGCAGGCGATGCCCTGCGTGGGGTGCTCGGCCGGGCCGCTCGGTGGTCGGCCGAGGTGGCCGAGGCCGCGGCCGTGGTCGGCGAGGCGGTCGGCAGGCAGGCGGAGGCGGCCGCGAAGGCGAGGGCGCAGCTGCCGGAGCCGGTCGGCTACGACCCGGCCGGCATGATCCGCGCCGCGGCAGGCAGC encodes:
- a CDS encoding AAA family ATPase, producing MTSRPQSAATAERDDQQPTTQVSYPAAGLYPDGGGNGHDRAAALDELHDTVRRIAANVERVLVGKPDVVRLALVTLLAEGHLLVEDVPGVGKTSLAKALARSIDCTVSRVQFTPDLLPSDVTGVSIFNRQTSEFEFRPGPVFANIVVGDEINRASPKTQSALLECMEEHQVTVDTTTYHLGRPFMVIATQNPIEMEGTYALPEAQRDRFTARVSIGYPDPQAELAMVDEHAGSRPLEELRPVSDGHTVQRLVEAVRGMHMAAEVRQYAVELVSATRQVPEVRLGASPRATLHLVRAAKAQAALSGRQFVVPDDLHAVAVPVLAHRLVLTTEAHAARRSATDVVRAVLQRVPVPHGGNGQRR
- a CDS encoding DUF3558 family protein, whose protein sequence is MRRWPTVLIALGLVALPLTSGCGRQHSGATPPVSSASSAPSAGAAGAPRATPSAAGRTGSADPCALLSPAARSSVGLTTVGTPTTVGEARACDYTEPGGHGVTITIDERAGLADLRSAPRQARELRIGQREALLVADERADDGTCAVLLALAESSSVHVDVSSADFRGTEQACERATTVAELIEPELR